From a single Nostoc sp. MS1 genomic region:
- a CDS encoding Tab2/Atab2 family RNA-binding protein yields MSLVWQADFYRSPLQDADGKVLWELLICNATRSFAYTATCPQSAANSSWLTEQFQLAAGEQLPDVIQVFRPQSLSLIEAAGRNLGIKVEPQRQTLALKQWLSEKQYPISVDKPPPTPLPDNLWGDEWRFASIQAGDIVEMFSDRPIPILSLPEALEPLNLGLASTIAIPGVVIYGGKRSLNLARWIAQARPVELNYIAGAPDGLVLEASLVDRWILVTFEDAEVSAAAKVYEQRKQQSKGLHFLLVQPDDSGITYTGFWLLQAM; encoded by the coding sequence ATGAGTCTGGTTTGGCAAGCGGATTTTTATCGTAGTCCCCTGCAAGATGCAGATGGAAAAGTTTTGTGGGAGTTATTAATTTGTAATGCAACTCGCAGTTTTGCGTATACGGCAACTTGTCCTCAGTCTGCGGCTAACTCTAGTTGGTTAACGGAACAATTTCAATTAGCCGCAGGTGAACAACTACCAGATGTAATACAGGTTTTTCGTCCTCAGTCTCTAAGTTTAATAGAAGCGGCTGGACGAAATTTAGGAATTAAAGTGGAACCGCAACGGCAAACCCTCGCTTTAAAGCAATGGTTAAGTGAAAAGCAATATCCTATCTCAGTTGATAAGCCACCACCAACACCATTACCGGATAATTTGTGGGGTGATGAGTGGCGCTTTGCCAGCATCCAAGCTGGGGATATTGTCGAGATGTTTAGCGATCGCCCAATTCCCATTTTATCTTTACCAGAAGCCCTCGAACCCCTGAATTTAGGTTTAGCATCAACTATTGCGATTCCTGGTGTGGTAATTTATGGTGGTAAGCGATCGCTAAATTTAGCTAGGTGGATTGCTCAAGCACGCCCTGTAGAGTTGAATTATATTGCTGGTGCGCCCGATGGGTTGGTGTTAGAAGCTAGTTTGGTGGATAGGTGGATTTTAGTCACTTTTGAAGATGCAGAAGTGAGTGCGGCGGCGAAGGTTTACGAACAACGTAAACAGCAAAGTAAAGGATTACATTTTTTATTAGTACAGCCTGATGATTCAGGCATAACTTACACTGGCTTTTGGTTGTTACAAGCCATGTAG
- a CDS encoding DUF4346 domain-containing protein — translation MDLIVEDLAAIDDKLSQRHIDLDPNGYFIIYIDRAASLIYAKHFTNVIDERGLAVDPETGKVIPARGKVERTHTTVFSGRTAKELSVKIFEETQHCPVTLLDHAAYLGREFVRAEVALVTGQEYVQD, via the coding sequence ATGGATTTAATAGTTGAAGATTTAGCTGCCATTGATGATAAACTTTCTCAGCGTCATATTGACCTTGACCCTAATGGATATTTCATTATTTACATTGATAGGGCAGCAAGCTTAATTTATGCCAAGCATTTTACAAATGTTATTGACGAACGTGGTTTAGCTGTAGATCCAGAAACAGGAAAAGTAATTCCTGCTAGGGGAAAAGTAGAAAGAACTCACACAACAGTTTTCAGTGGCAGAACAGCAAAGGAACTATCTGTAAAAATTTTTGAAGAAACTCAACACTGTCCTGTAACTTTGTTAGATCACGCTGCATATTTAGGTCGTGAATTTGTTCGTGCTGAAGTGGCTTTGGTTACAGGGCAAGAGTACGTACAGGATTAG
- the psb32 gene encoding photosystem II repair protein Psb32: MTHILNQVSGMKKLFIQMILPLLAVVLASSLFTAPALATGVYQIPNLTAGDSTWVLDEGDVISRINEGTISSKFDELAKQTGKEVRFVTVHRLDYGETPESFAQALFKKWFPTAEAQANQTLLVLVTVTNGTAIITGQDVKSTLTDAIAKSVVEETLAAPLRDGNKYNQAFLDASDRLVTVISGQPDPGPPQIVDKVQVEGTFKKAEETDKGNATAWVVGLLIAATIIPMATYYIYLAVQPSSEG, translated from the coding sequence ATGACACATATCCTCAACCAAGTTTCTGGAATGAAAAAACTTTTCATCCAGATGATTTTACCTTTATTAGCTGTAGTCTTAGCTTCTTCGCTATTTACTGCCCCGGCACTAGCTACAGGAGTGTATCAAATCCCCAATTTAACGGCTGGTGATTCTACATGGGTGCTAGATGAAGGTGACGTAATTAGCCGGATTAATGAAGGTACGATTAGCAGCAAGTTTGACGAGTTAGCAAAACAAACAGGTAAGGAAGTCAGATTTGTGACTGTCCACCGGCTTGACTATGGTGAAACACCAGAGAGTTTTGCTCAAGCTTTATTTAAAAAATGGTTTCCCACCGCAGAAGCCCAAGCAAATCAAACTCTGTTAGTGCTAGTTACTGTTACTAATGGGACAGCAATTATTACTGGGCAAGATGTCAAGTCTACCCTCACAGATGCCATCGCCAAAAGCGTAGTAGAGGAAACACTTGCAGCACCATTACGGGATGGTAATAAATATAACCAAGCATTCTTAGATGCAAGCGATCGCCTAGTTACTGTTATCTCTGGGCAACCCGATCCTGGCCCCCCACAAATTGTTGATAAAGTGCAAGTAGAAGGCACATTCAAGAAAGCAGAAGAAACCGACAAGGGTAACGCCACAGCTTGGGTAGTAGGGCTTTTAATTGCTGCTACTATCATCCCAATGGCAACTTACTACATTTACTTAGCCGTTCAACCATCATCTGAAGGTTAG
- the surE gene encoding 5'/3'-nucleotidase SurE, whose amino-acid sequence MTIILTNDDGIDAPGIKALAQAVQSKDFIVAAPKDHQSGCGHQVTTTRPINLQKRSETEYAIAGTPADCVRIALTQITPEIKFVLSGINAGGNLGVDAYISGTVAAVREAAMHGIAGIAISHYRKAKHNFDWELATSLTAEVLTELLHRPLEPGCFWNVNLPHLLPGEPKPELVFCQPCTKPLPVNYRIDGDDFFYVGEYSKRERTPGSDVEVCFGGNIAITQLRV is encoded by the coding sequence ATGACCATAATCCTCACCAACGACGATGGTATTGATGCACCGGGAATTAAAGCATTAGCACAAGCTGTCCAAAGCAAAGACTTTATCGTTGCTGCACCTAAAGATCATCAATCAGGTTGTGGTCATCAAGTTACTACCACTCGCCCGATTAATCTACAAAAACGTTCTGAAACTGAATATGCGATCGCAGGTACTCCCGCCGATTGTGTCAGAATTGCACTAACACAAATTACTCCAGAGATTAAGTTTGTCTTATCAGGCATTAACGCTGGCGGTAACTTGGGAGTTGATGCTTATATTTCTGGAACCGTTGCGGCTGTACGTGAAGCAGCGATGCACGGTATTGCCGGGATTGCTATTTCTCACTATCGTAAAGCCAAACACAATTTCGATTGGGAACTAGCAACTTCGTTAACTGCTGAAGTTCTCACTGAATTATTGCACCGTCCTCTAGAACCGGGATGCTTTTGGAATGTCAATTTACCCCATCTACTACCAGGAGAACCCAAACCGGAGTTAGTGTTTTGTCAGCCTTGCACTAAACCTCTGCCAGTCAACTATCGCATTGATGGCGACGATTTTTTCTACGTAGGTGAATATAGTAAGCGTGAACGTACACCAGGAAGCGATGTTGAAGTTTGTTTTGGTGGCAATATTGCTATTACACAATTAAGAGTTTAA
- a CDS encoding phytanoyl-CoA dioxygenase family protein, which translates to MYLTEEQLLLYKNQGFFILPECFPRGEIETMKAELSAISAEESPKRVLEKDGKTVRSLHGTHKTNDVFNRLTRHPSILEPAMQIVGSQVYVYQFKINLKAPFSGDIWQWHQDYIYWRKEDGLQRPQIVNAMFILEDMNEFNGPLFVIPGSHKEEMIDVAAHNSQKSGESPAWISSFTSNLKYSITQEVVTDLVSKYGIYSVKAVAGSVVFFNSNLVHASANNISPFGRSTAIITYNSVKNIPSPVAQPRPDFLVSQDYQPVLPLASEILSELYSTKSI; encoded by the coding sequence ATGTACCTTACAGAAGAGCAATTGTTACTATACAAAAATCAAGGTTTCTTTATTCTGCCAGAATGTTTTCCTCGCGGGGAAATCGAAACTATGAAAGCAGAATTATCTGCTATATCCGCAGAAGAATCACCTAAAAGGGTTCTTGAGAAAGACGGTAAAACTGTACGTTCTCTACATGGTACACATAAAACGAATGATGTTTTCAATCGCCTAACACGTCATCCATCTATTCTTGAACCTGCTATGCAAATAGTTGGCAGTCAGGTATATGTATATCAATTCAAAATTAACCTTAAAGCCCCATTTAGCGGTGATATTTGGCAGTGGCATCAAGACTACATTTATTGGCGCAAAGAAGATGGATTGCAAAGACCTCAAATAGTTAATGCCATGTTTATATTAGAAGATATGAACGAATTTAATGGCCCTCTATTTGTGATTCCCGGTTCTCATAAAGAAGAAATGATTGATGTTGCTGCTCATAATTCTCAGAAGTCTGGTGAAAGTCCAGCATGGATATCGAGTTTTACTTCTAATTTGAAGTATTCTATTACCCAGGAAGTAGTAACTGATTTAGTATCTAAGTATGGTATTTATTCTGTAAAAGCTGTGGCAGGTTCAGTAGTCTTTTTTAATAGCAATCTTGTCCATGCTTCAGCAAATAATATTTCGCCATTCGGTCGTTCCACAGCTATTATCACTTATAATAGTGTTAAAAATATTCCCTCTCCAGTTGCACAACCACGCCCAGATTTCCTTGTTAGCCAAGATTATCAACCTGTTTTACCTCTAGCATCTGAGATTTTATCTGAGCTTTATAGTACCAAGTCTATTTAG